DNA from Spirochaetaceae bacterium:
CGGCCCTTTGCTTATTATTGCTGGGGCAGGTAGTGGAAAAACGGGGGTTATTACCCACCGCATTGCTTATATGCTTAAACAAGGTATTGCCCAATCGCACATTTTAGCTTTAACTTTTACCAACAAAGCCGCTAACGAAATGGCGGAGCGTGTTAAAAATTTAAGCAAATCTAAATTAAGTAATTTAACTGTAAGCACTTTTCATGCCTTTGGGGTAAAAGTTTTAAAAGAAAACTGCGCCAAGTTAGGCTGGCGGCCTAATTTTACCATCTACGACAGCCTAGACCAAATTGAAGTAATTAAAGAGGCCGGCCTAGAGCTTAACGCTAACTTTGAGCGCGAAGAATTAAAAAAAATTGCCCAACTTTTTTCGGCCATTAAAACGGAACAGTGCAGTCTTCATCAGCAAGAGCCATTTTATCAGCAACTTTATGCCGAATACGAAGATTTTTTGCAGCTTAAAAATGCTTTTGATTTTGACGATTTAATTGTTAAACCCATAAAATTATTTACCGCTAACCCAGAGGTATTAGCCGGTTACCATAAACGTTATAAATATATTATGGTAGACGAATTTCAAGATACCTCGCTTATGCAATATAAGCTTTTGCAGCTTTTAGGTTATAAAAGCCGTAATGTTTGTTGTGTAGGTGATGACGACCAATCTATTTATAGTTGGCGCGGGGCTAATTATGAAAATATTTTAAATTTTGAAAAAGATTTCCCTGAGCGGCAAGAAATTAAATTAGAACGCAACTACCGAAGTACCGGCAATATTTTAAAGGCTGCTAATAATGTTATAGCTAACAATAGCAACCGTAAAGATAAAGAGTTATGGACCGAAGAGCAAGCCAACGAGGCCGCCTTGCAGCTGCGCTTTTTAGAAGATGAAGAAGAAGAGAGTGAGTTTATCGCCAGTACTATTTTAACTCTTAAAAAAACCGAACAGCGTAAATTAGCCGATTTTGGCATTTTGGTACGCACTAACAGTTTAATGGATATTATCGAAGAGGCCCTTATGCACCGCAACTTGGCCTATAGTATATCGGGTGGCAGCAGCTTTTTTGAACGGCGCGAAATTAAAGATATTACCGCTTATCTTAAACTTATTAGCAATTACAGCGATGATATTAGCTTGCTGCGTATTATTAATACGCCGCGCCGTGGAGTGGGTAAAAAGGGGCTGGAAGCTATTCGCAACTACGCTAAAGGTAAAAATATCGCCCTCTTTTATGCCTTAAAAAATATGGTTTACGGCGAGCAAAGCCACTTTAACGAAGGTACACGCGCCGATTTAGCTGAATTTATCGAGCTTATCCAAAAATACCACGATTTAATGCACGGCAAACAAATGGCACAATTTGGCCGCGATTTAGTAGAAGAGCTTAATTATTGGCACTACTTGCTCACCGATTGCAGCGATAAAGAAGCTAAGTGGCGC
Protein-coding regions in this window:
- a CDS encoding UvrD-helicase domain-containing protein codes for the protein MDLTKLNNEQFNAVTTIDGPLLIIAGAGSGKTGVITHRIAYMLKQGIAQSHILALTFTNKAANEMAERVKNLSKSKLSNLTVSTFHAFGVKVLKENCAKLGWRPNFTIYDSLDQIEVIKEAGLELNANFEREELKKIAQLFSAIKTEQCSLHQQEPFYQQLYAEYEDFLQLKNAFDFDDLIVKPIKLFTANPEVLAGYHKRYKYIMVDEFQDTSLMQYKLLQLLGYKSRNVCCVGDDDQSIYSWRGANYENILNFEKDFPERQEIKLERNYRSTGNILKAANNVIANNSNRKDKELWTEEQANEAALQLRFLEDEEEESEFIASTILTLKKTEQRKLADFGILVRTNSLMDIIEEALMHRNLAYSISGGSSFFERREIKDITAYLKLISNYSDDISLLRIINTPRRGVGKKGLEAIRNYAKGKNIALFYALKNMVYGEQSHFNEGTRADLAEFIELIQKYHDLMHGKQMAQFGRDLVEELNYWHYLLTDCSDKEAKWRYDNIMRFFDFFDNWLSNPDNLEPTLINYLNRITLNGRESTDDDGDKVSLMTIHAAKGLEFKVTFLAGVEENIIPHQRAIAEDAVNIEEERRLFYVALTRAREKLFILACHKRKNARESQNNKPSPFLTEIPSELIETSEEESELVAEELATSFFNKFK